Proteins encoded by one window of Marixanthomonas sp. SCSIO 43207:
- a CDS encoding tetratricopeptide repeat-containing sensor histidine kinase, which yields MKRILLSFLFFYFILGLFTIYSSSIHAQSKPDSLDVVLNTTRLSENKLELVEGIRYLEQAETNTLLQLPLYYQIYVYEVMANTYYKLGDLNSSEVYSVKGFSAIKSDVETDHTSTKIRLLCLLGILQKERQLYDLASEYYEQALRLSKTATDSLSILNNQATLFKEQKKYSKAIATYETGLTLVSRLDSKKVYQKAKLLDNLGNARSLATGEGLTELNQALQLSKQISSTVRSYSINRHITQYYIRKADTTSALPYALTTYQLSKEIGDTSYKKEALSLLLQLNQKQYGLQYVQLSDSLNIAQQTADNAYALLKYDKSEAEKNALAAEIDKQRTLIFGIILLFITLSASFLIITRIQRKRRHAIAETEQRIAKHIHDDIANNIFLVMNKIQNTNDDQVIDDLSHIYDQARHISRANTPINTKIPFQQLLLDLFQQYTTKHLKITPQNSSNINWEKVSAKKKEMLYKVLQELLTNTLKHSEATFVVVKFEQNKGSLRVDYRDNGKGTSNKPSGGLLNVENRIHAISGTITFTSVPNKGFRAKIEV from the coding sequence ATGAAAAGAATCTTGCTTTCATTCCTCTTTTTTTATTTCATTCTTGGGCTTTTTACTATCTACTCTTCTAGTATACATGCCCAAAGCAAACCCGATTCACTTGATGTTGTTCTTAACACCACTAGACTATCTGAAAACAAGCTAGAACTGGTGGAAGGTATTCGTTATTTGGAACAAGCAGAAACGAATACCTTATTGCAGTTGCCACTCTACTACCAAATTTATGTATATGAGGTCATGGCCAATACATATTATAAATTGGGTGATCTTAATTCTAGTGAAGTTTATTCTGTTAAAGGGTTTTCAGCTATTAAGTCGGATGTAGAAACAGACCATACGAGTACCAAAATACGGTTACTTTGTCTATTAGGAATTTTACAAAAAGAGCGGCAATTGTATGATTTGGCTTCTGAATATTATGAACAAGCACTTCGCCTTTCAAAAACAGCGACTGACAGTCTTTCCATTTTAAACAATCAAGCTACCTTATTTAAGGAGCAAAAAAAGTATTCTAAAGCTATTGCTACCTATGAAACAGGTTTAACCCTTGTCTCGAGGTTGGATTCTAAAAAAGTATATCAAAAAGCAAAATTACTCGATAACCTAGGCAATGCTCGTTCCTTAGCTACGGGAGAAGGGCTTACCGAACTCAACCAGGCCTTACAGTTGAGCAAACAAATATCGAGCACGGTACGGTCTTACTCCATCAACCGCCACATTACACAGTATTATATACGTAAGGCAGACACCACTTCTGCGCTGCCTTACGCTCTTACCACCTACCAATTGTCTAAAGAAATTGGTGATACAAGCTATAAAAAAGAGGCGCTTTCTTTATTGTTACAACTCAATCAAAAACAATATGGTTTGCAATATGTTCAATTATCTGATAGTTTGAATATCGCTCAACAAACTGCCGATAATGCCTATGCGCTTTTAAAATATGATAAATCTGAAGCTGAAAAAAATGCCTTGGCTGCTGAAATTGATAAACAGCGAACGCTTATTTTTGGAATCATTCTTTTGTTTATCACCCTTTCGGCTTCTTTCTTGATTATTACTAGAATACAACGCAAAAGAAGACATGCCATAGCCGAAACGGAACAACGTATTGCAAAACATATACATGATGATATTGCCAATAACATTTTTTTGGTGATGAATAAAATTCAGAATACTAATGATGATCAAGTTATAGATGACCTTTCGCACATTTATGACCAAGCCCGACATATCTCCCGAGCAAACACACCAATTAATACCAAAATTCCTTTTCAGCAACTCTTATTAGACTTGTTTCAACAATACACTACCAAGCATTTAAAAATAACACCTCAAAACAGTAGCAACATCAATTGGGAAAAGGTGTCTGCCAAAAAGAAAGAAATGTTATATAAAGTATTACAAGAATTGTTAACCAATACTTTGAAACACAGTGAAGCTACATTTGTGGTTGTAAAATTTGAGCAAAATAAAGGATCTTTACGTGTTGACTACCGTGATAATGGCAAGGGAACAAGCAACAAGCCTAGTGGTGGTCTTTTGAATGTGGAAAACCGTATTCATGCTATTTCGGGAACCATTACTTTTACCTCAGTACCCAATAAGGGTTTCAGAGCCAAAATAGAAGTGTAA
- a CDS encoding response regulator, producing MFKKLLVAEDFGSVNEGIIKTLAPLGISTIEYVSYCDDAYLKVKRAEQDGEPFDLLITDLSFKPDHRKQKISSGKELASILSHEHPSLKIIIFTHEDRIEKARTLSAITAVQAYVCKGRQGHSDLYTAVTMVHDDKTFHSEAVAQGLSKEPVFELTDFDITLLKQLSNGLLQDEISLYLKKQSIRPSSLSSVEKRLSKLKDHFGAKNSTQLVAIVKDLGLI from the coding sequence ATGTTTAAAAAATTACTTGTAGCAGAAGATTTTGGGAGTGTTAACGAAGGTATTATTAAAACCCTAGCTCCTTTAGGAATATCGACGATTGAATATGTAAGCTATTGTGATGATGCCTATTTAAAAGTAAAAAGGGCAGAACAAGATGGTGAGCCTTTTGATTTATTAATAACCGATTTGTCGTTTAAGCCTGACCATCGCAAACAAAAAATTAGTTCGGGTAAAGAATTGGCATCTATTTTAAGCCATGAACATCCTTCTTTAAAAATCATTATTTTTACCCACGAAGATCGAATTGAAAAAGCGCGTACCCTTTCTGCCATTACCGCTGTTCAGGCTTATGTGTGTAAAGGCCGGCAGGGTCATTCAGATTTATATACAGCTGTAACAATGGTTCATGATGATAAAACCTTTCATTCTGAAGCTGTTGCCCAAGGACTATCCAAAGAACCTGTTTTTGAATTAACCGACTTTGACATTACACTACTTAAGCAACTCTCCAATGGTTTGCTTCAAGATGAGATTAGCTTGTACCTTAAAAAGCAATCCATCCGTCCTAGTAGCCTTAGTTCTGTTGAAAAACGGCTGAGTAAATTAAAGGATCATTTCGGTGCTAAAAACAGCACACAACTTGTAGCTATTGTAAAAGATTTAGGACTTATTTGA
- a CDS encoding ATP-dependent Clp protease adaptor ClpS, producing the protein MSTQEQIQEDVLVAEQEDKENQIVLFNDEVNTFDHVINMLIYACDHTPEQAEQCAIIVHYKGKCTVKSGAYKDLEPRCTKLLEAGLSAEIQ; encoded by the coding sequence ATGAGTACCCAAGAGCAAATACAAGAAGACGTATTAGTTGCCGAACAAGAAGACAAAGAAAATCAAATTGTCCTTTTTAATGATGAGGTAAACACCTTTGACCATGTGATTAACATGCTTATCTATGCTTGTGATCATACCCCCGAACAAGCTGAACAATGTGCTATCATTGTACATTATAAAGGTAAGTGTACAGTAAAAAGTGGTGCCTACAAAGACCTAGAACCTCGCTGTACCAAACTTCTGGAAGCCGGATTGAGTGCTGAGATTCAATAG
- the prmA gene encoding 50S ribosomal protein L11 methyltransferase, which yields MAVIYLEFTYTVSPKEPGTDILIAQLGEAGFESFVETETGVQAYIPKDDWNKEMLDSVQILNSNICSITYSKNEILPKNWNAEWEQAFTPIEIGNTCVVRAPFHNKRNVPYELVIEPKMSFGTGHHETTHMLLEYILETDWERQTVLDMGCGTAVLAILAEKRGAIKLDAIDIDPWCVENAQENADRNTCSNITVALGGADILAKESTYDTIIANINRNILLQDMAAYKQCLKPGGKLYISGFYLDDLSILQDCCNKLGLSFVDNKQRANWIAAKFVN from the coding sequence ATGGCAGTTATTTATTTAGAGTTTACATATACGGTAAGTCCAAAAGAACCGGGTACAGATATTTTGATTGCTCAATTAGGTGAGGCAGGTTTTGAAAGTTTTGTAGAAACTGAAACCGGTGTCCAGGCCTATATACCCAAAGATGATTGGAACAAAGAAATGCTAGATTCAGTTCAAATACTAAACTCAAATATATGTTCAATTACATACAGCAAAAATGAAATTCTGCCTAAAAACTGGAATGCAGAGTGGGAACAAGCCTTTACACCCATAGAGATAGGAAATACATGTGTGGTGCGTGCACCTTTTCATAATAAGCGTAACGTACCCTATGAATTGGTTATTGAGCCTAAAATGTCCTTTGGTACCGGGCATCACGAAACCACACATATGCTTTTGGAGTATATATTAGAAACAGATTGGGAACGTCAAACAGTTTTAGATATGGGTTGCGGAACAGCCGTATTAGCTATTTTAGCTGAAAAGCGAGGCGCCATAAAACTAGACGCCATTGATATTGACCCATGGTGTGTAGAAAATGCACAAGAAAATGCCGATAGAAATACCTGCAGCAACATTACAGTGGCATTAGGTGGGGCAGATATACTGGCTAAGGAATCAACCTATGATACCATAATTGCCAATATTAATAGAAATATCTTGCTACAAGATATGGCTGCATACAAACAATGTCTCAAACCCGGGGGCAAATTATACATAAGCGGATTTTATCTGGATGATTTATCGATACTTCAAGACTGTTGCAATAAGTTAGGATTAAGCTTCGTTGATAACAAACAACGAGCTAACTGGATTGCCGCAAAATTTGTAAATTAG